A part of Limihaloglobus sulfuriphilus genomic DNA contains:
- a CDS encoding ABC transporter ATP-binding protein, producing the protein MIKFDNITVKYNSLPIIEHFSLDVEKGEKVAVCGPSGSGKSSILQIPLGFVLPESGAVTVDNILLSSQTAWQIRIKTGYVPQEPDLSSGTVRAIINAPFNYHTNHNLKSNLEKLPGLLEEFALDDSILDKEINTLSGGEKQRIALIIALLLDRDILLLDEISSALDPDCRKAVINHLAQIQKTILLVTHDTALLEFCDRKIEISKTAPQSLLSNQHKENMRKKV; encoded by the coding sequence ATGATAAAATTTGATAACATCACGGTAAAATATAATTCTCTGCCAATCATTGAACATTTCAGCCTTGACGTTGAAAAGGGTGAAAAAGTCGCTGTCTGCGGCCCATCAGGCTCGGGTAAAAGCTCGATTCTGCAGATTCCGCTTGGATTTGTTCTGCCGGAATCCGGAGCCGTCACTGTTGATAACATTCTGCTGAGCTCACAGACTGCATGGCAAATCCGAATAAAAACGGGCTACGTACCTCAAGAGCCGGATTTAAGCAGCGGAACTGTACGGGCAATAATCAACGCCCCTTTCAACTACCACACAAACCACAATCTCAAAAGCAATCTCGAAAAACTGCCCGGCCTTCTTGAAGAATTCGCACTGGACGACTCCATTCTTGACAAGGAGATAAACACACTAAGCGGCGGTGAGAAACAGCGGATTGCCCTGATAATCGCTCTGCTTTTAGACAGAGATATCCTGCTGCTGGACGAAATATCCTCCGCGCTTGATCCTGACTGCAGGAAAGCTGTGATTAACCATCTGGCCCAAATCCAAAAGACAATCCTGCTTGTTACTCATGACACCGCCCTGCTTGAATTCTGCGACAGAAAAATAGAAATAAGCAAAACAGCCCCGCAAAGTCTTTTAAGTAACCAGCATAAAGAAAATATGAGGAAAAAGGTATGA
- the dprA gene encoding DNA-processing protein DprA, protein MPELHHNSPDIEKWLTLARAKEVGPKTFLRLLEHFGSVGKATRATVLDLRRIKGIGDQTARKIVSSIGEFDVSKELHLAKKLGVHLIHYEDPRYPPGLKQIDSPPPILYVKGSIIETDKLAIAIVGSRAHDYYGQEQASRFAYTLASSGFTVISGMAAGIDSWAHKGAVNARGRTIAIQGCGLAHIFPQENTNLFNNIPKHGACISELPLETEPRGENYPARNRIIAGLAIATLVIQASGRSGALITAKYAMETGREVMAVPGNIDNPLNQGCHQLIKQGAKLIENIDDIMEAIDYFGATVKDYVAQTTSKAEKDLFSSQPDISELNLSDAERKLYEIIKNKPDHIDHLIRSSGLGTGQVNAALITLRLKGLIRQHPGNHYSR, encoded by the coding sequence ATGCCTGAATTACATCATAACTCACCGGATATAGAAAAGTGGCTTACACTTGCCCGTGCCAAAGAGGTCGGCCCCAAGACGTTTCTGCGTCTTCTCGAACATTTCGGCTCTGTTGGCAAGGCGACCCGTGCCACCGTTCTTGACCTGAGACGTATAAAAGGCATAGGCGATCAAACGGCTCGGAAAATAGTTTCCAGCATAGGCGAATTCGATGTCAGCAAGGAGCTGCACTTGGCAAAAAAACTGGGTGTGCACCTGATACATTACGAAGACCCGAGATATCCTCCGGGTTTAAAACAGATAGACTCGCCGCCGCCGATACTTTACGTAAAGGGTTCAATTATAGAAACAGACAAGCTCGCTATAGCCATTGTAGGTTCGCGAGCCCATGACTACTATGGCCAGGAACAGGCATCTCGATTTGCTTACACCCTTGCCTCATCAGGCTTTACCGTTATAAGCGGAATGGCGGCCGGTATAGACAGCTGGGCACACAAGGGCGCCGTGAATGCCCGTGGAAGAACTATCGCCATCCAAGGCTGCGGCCTGGCTCACATCTTCCCGCAGGAAAATACCAACCTTTTCAACAACATACCAAAGCACGGAGCGTGCATAAGCGAGCTGCCGCTGGAGACAGAACCGCGAGGCGAGAACTATCCGGCAAGAAACAGAATCATAGCCGGCCTGGCAATCGCTACGCTTGTTATTCAGGCTTCCGGCCGCTCAGGAGCTTTAATAACCGCAAAATACGCCATGGAAACCGGCCGCGAGGTCATGGCAGTACCCGGAAACATTGACAACCCGCTCAATCAGGGCTGCCACCAGTTAATAAAACAGGGTGCAAAACTCATAGAAAATATTGATGACATAATGGAAGCGATTGACTATTTCGGAGCAACCGTCAAAGACTATGTAGCTCAAACAACTTCCAAGGCTGAAAAAGACCTTTTCTCCAGTCAGCCGGACATCTCAGAGCTCAATTTATCAGATGCCGAACGAAAATTATATGAAATAATTAAAAACAAGCCTGACCATATCGACCATCTCATCCGCAGCAGCGGCCTTGGCACCGGACAGGTTAACGCCGCACTTATAACGCTGCGGCTGAAAGGCCTGATACGACAGCACCCCGGCAATCACTACTCAAGATAA
- a CDS encoding L-fucose/L-arabinose isomerase family protein, whose product MSDMTFGVIVSNRGFFPDKLAQNGRQAMLSVLKKAGYNTVSLDGRQTKYGTVETLDDAKKCADLFKANAEKIDGIIITLPNFGDERGATEAIRRSGLDVPVLIHAEADQASKMTIANRRDSFCGKISVCNNLYQAGIPYTLTSSHTMPAKGEDFAIDLDNFAAVCRIIKGLKNVRFGAIGARPAAFNTVRYSEKILERYGISVEPVDLSEILARAEKLKATDKTLKAKLAAIKKYVPTKGIAAKNLMKMARLGTAIDQWAVEADVSATTIQCWTSLEENYGIVPCALMSMMSENLMPSACEVDVTGLLGMYILQLASGKPSAILDWNNNYGDDPDKCVLFHCSNLPKSFFESAAMEYQAIIAGSVGKQNTEGTICGRIAPNPVTFCRTSTDDSEGLITCYVGEGEFTDDQLETFGGYGVMYIPALQELMEYICKMGFEHHVAVNICQRADAITEALENYMGWEVYHHS is encoded by the coding sequence ATGAGTGACATGACATTCGGCGTTATAGTAAGTAATCGCGGTTTCTTCCCAGACAAACTTGCTCAAAACGGACGCCAGGCAATGCTTTCTGTATTGAAAAAAGCGGGATACAACACTGTTTCCCTTGACGGCAGGCAAACAAAATACGGAACGGTAGAAACCTTAGACGATGCCAAAAAGTGCGCTGATCTGTTCAAGGCAAACGCAGAAAAGATTGACGGCATCATCATAACACTGCCCAACTTCGGCGATGAAAGAGGAGCCACAGAAGCAATTAGACGAAGCGGACTTGATGTCCCGGTTCTCATACACGCCGAGGCTGATCAGGCTTCAAAAATGACGATAGCCAACCGCAGAGATTCTTTCTGCGGCAAAATCAGTGTATGCAACAACCTCTACCAGGCCGGGATACCTTACACTCTCACATCATCTCATACAATGCCGGCCAAAGGTGAGGATTTTGCCATAGACCTTGATAATTTCGCGGCAGTCTGTCGTATCATCAAAGGACTTAAAAATGTACGTTTTGGCGCTATCGGTGCCAGACCCGCAGCGTTTAACACCGTTCGCTACAGCGAAAAAATTCTCGAAAGATACGGAATAAGTGTAGAACCTGTAGATCTTTCAGAAATTCTGGCCAGGGCTGAGAAACTCAAAGCCACAGACAAGACCCTCAAGGCAAAACTCGCCGCGATAAAGAAATATGTTCCTACGAAAGGAATCGCGGCTAAAAACCTGATGAAAATGGCCAGACTCGGCACAGCAATAGACCAGTGGGCTGTCGAGGCGGACGTTTCAGCCACGACAATCCAGTGCTGGACCAGTCTCGAAGAAAACTACGGCATTGTTCCCTGTGCACTGATGAGTATGATGAGCGAAAATCTCATGCCAAGTGCCTGCGAGGTTGATGTTACAGGCCTTCTCGGAATGTATATTCTTCAGCTGGCGAGCGGCAAACCAAGCGCAATTCTCGACTGGAACAACAATTACGGTGATGATCCTGATAAATGCGTTCTGTTCCATTGCTCAAACCTGCCAAAATCGTTCTTTGAATCCGCCGCTATGGAATACCAGGCAATCATAGCCGGCTCGGTCGGCAAACAGAACACAGAGGGAACCATATGCGGGCGCATTGCGCCAAACCCGGTAACTTTCTGCCGCACAAGTACCGATGATTCCGAGGGACTCATTACCTGTTACGTGGGCGAAGGCGAATTTACCGATGACCAGCTGGAAACTTTCGGCGGATACGGAGTAATGTATATACCTGCTCTGCAGGAGCTTATGGAATATATCTGTAAAATGGGATTTGAGCACCATGTAGCCGTAAATATCTGTCAGAGAGCAGATGCGATAACTGAGGCCCTTGAAAACTACATGGGCTGGGAAGTTTATCACCACTCATGA
- a CDS encoding DUF5684 domain-containing protein, translating to MQDHVLPPFAIIPFVVLGIFLAVLYVIAWWKIFQKAGKPGWASIIPFYNAWVTCQIAGMSGWAFIGFFIPYINLVFGIIVTVLLAKNFGRGVGFMLGLIFLPFIFYLILGFGESKYIGPI from the coding sequence ATGCAAGACCATGTCCTACCGCCCTTTGCAATAATACCGTTTGTAGTCCTCGGCATTTTCTTAGCAGTTCTTTACGTTATAGCCTGGTGGAAAATATTCCAAAAGGCCGGCAAACCGGGCTGGGCAAGTATTATCCCCTTTTACAACGCCTGGGTTACATGCCAGATAGCAGGAATGTCCGGATGGGCTTTTATTGGCTTTTTCATTCCATACATAAATCTTGTGTTTGGCATCATAGTAACAGTCTTGCTGGCAAAAAACTTCGGCAGGGGTGTCGGCTTTATGCTCGGCCTGATTTTCCTGCCGTTTATCTTTTACCTCATTCTCGGGTTTGGTGAAAGTAAGTATATTGGACCAATTTAA
- the fusA gene encoding elongation factor G translates to MANTSDIRNLVFLGHAGSGKTSLVEAILHKTGKTNRLGTIEDKSTVCDYDEDEKAHGYSIQAAVAHTDYEGKNINIIDAPGYPSFIGAAFQSVGAADIAAIVISASSGIEVNTRKHYAAADEAGLAKIIVVNKIDSDNVDLEELVTNIQETFGTQCRCANLPSADKTKILDCINSEEGDAAFKSVADCHTNLMESVIEADDELMEAYLGGEDVSSEQIAAVFSKAMLEGSITPIIFTNARDEAGIEELLQLTASYCPSPVDMQPREITKGEEATEIKADPSAPLCGLVFKVGFDPKSHMKFSYIRILSGTLKSDTQMLRNDEKKSLRPGHILKALGGATDETDLGVAGDIVCLAKIDELKYGDMIHDGGMEGSLKMPKMPKPMFVLALEPASRGDETKIGAALDKLCEADPCISAGHDPQTKELVISGMDDLHLKIMLERLETNYKVKVNTKPPKIPYRETIGVKAEGHYRHKKQSGGAGQFGEVYLRVEPGDRDQDPSLITSWDIFGGSIPGQFESPIIKGIQDVMESGYLAGFPMQDVKVSIYDGKHHPVDSKEVAFRAAGKGAFLDALAKAKPSLLEPLVNMEITVPGEFMGDITGDIAGRRGRIQGQDVLPGGMMVIKAIVPLAEVASYNSQLKSVTGGQGSYSMELSHYEPVPPNVQQQIIDKYKKEQEEENS, encoded by the coding sequence ATGGCCAATACAAGTGATATTAGAAATTTAGTTTTCCTGGGACATGCCGGCTCGGGGAAGACCTCTTTGGTAGAAGCAATTCTGCACAAAACCGGTAAAACAAATCGTCTCGGCACAATCGAAGACAAATCCACCGTTTGTGACTACGATGAAGATGAAAAGGCACACGGCTATTCCATACAGGCAGCTGTTGCCCACACTGACTACGAAGGCAAGAATATCAATATTATTGACGCCCCTGGATATCCCAGCTTCATCGGTGCGGCCTTTCAGTCAGTAGGAGCCGCCGACATAGCGGCAATCGTTATAAGCGCTTCATCAGGCATTGAAGTTAACACACGCAAGCATTATGCCGCGGCAGATGAAGCGGGACTTGCAAAAATCATTGTTGTCAACAAGATTGATTCCGATAATGTTGACCTTGAAGAGCTTGTAACAAATATTCAGGAAACATTCGGTACCCAATGCCGCTGCGCAAATCTGCCAAGCGCTGATAAAACTAAAATTCTGGATTGTATAAACAGCGAAGAAGGAGACGCAGCGTTTAAGAGCGTAGCAGACTGCCACACTAATCTCATGGAAAGTGTCATAGAAGCTGACGACGAGCTGATGGAAGCGTATCTGGGCGGAGAAGATGTCAGCAGCGAACAGATTGCAGCGGTATTCAGCAAAGCTATGCTCGAAGGCAGCATTACACCTATAATATTCACCAATGCCAGGGATGAAGCCGGTATTGAAGAATTGCTCCAGCTTACAGCAAGCTACTGCCCTTCACCGGTAGATATGCAGCCTCGGGAAATAACAAAGGGCGAAGAAGCAACTGAGATCAAAGCTGATCCGTCGGCCCCTCTGTGCGGCCTTGTGTTTAAGGTAGGTTTCGACCCAAAATCCCACATGAAGTTCTCATATATCCGTATTCTCAGCGGTACACTCAAATCAGATACACAAATGCTGCGTAATGATGAGAAAAAATCACTCCGCCCGGGTCATATCCTCAAAGCTCTGGGTGGGGCAACCGATGAGACAGACCTGGGAGTTGCCGGCGACATAGTCTGCCTGGCTAAAATTGATGAGCTCAAATACGGTGATATGATTCACGACGGCGGCATGGAAGGCTCTCTGAAAATGCCCAAGATGCCTAAACCTATGTTCGTTCTGGCTCTTGAACCGGCCTCTCGCGGCGATGAAACTAAAATCGGCGCTGCACTTGATAAGCTCTGTGAAGCTGACCCATGTATTTCAGCCGGCCACGACCCACAGACAAAAGAGCTTGTAATAAGCGGTATGGACGACCTCCATCTGAAAATAATGCTCGAAAGGCTTGAGACTAACTATAAGGTCAAGGTAAACACCAAGCCGCCAAAAATCCCATATCGCGAAACGATCGGAGTCAAAGCCGAGGGCCATTACAGACACAAAAAACAATCCGGCGGTGCCGGACAGTTTGGCGAGGTATATCTCAGAGTTGAGCCCGGTGACCGTGACCAGGATCCAAGCCTGATAACAAGCTGGGACATCTTTGGCGGCTCAATTCCCGGCCAGTTCGAAAGCCCGATTATCAAGGGTATTCAGGATGTCATGGAATCAGGCTACCTTGCAGGCTTCCCGATGCAGGACGTTAAAGTCAGTATTTACGACGGTAAACACCACCCAGTTGACTCAAAAGAAGTAGCATTCCGTGCGGCAGGCAAGGGAGCGTTTCTTGATGCTCTGGCAAAGGCCAAACCCTCACTACTTGAACCGCTGGTCAACATGGAAATCACTGTGCCGGGTGAGTTTATGGGTGACATTACCGGTGACATTGCCGGCCGTCGCGGCCGTATTCAGGGCCAGGACGTTTTACCCGGCGGCATGATGGTTATCAAGGCTATTGTTCCTCTGGCTGAGGTTGCAAGCTATAACAGTCAGCTGAAAAGTGTTACCGGCGGTCAGGGCAGCTATTCTATGGAGCTGAGCCATTATGAACCTGTACCCCCGAACGTGCAGCAGCAGATTATTGACAAGTACAAAAAAGAGCAGGAAGAAGAAAACTCCTGA
- a CDS encoding carbon starvation protein A, translating to MDVLILLIVCSAGYVIAYNTYGKFLANKIFRLDYNKQTPSVTLEDGTDFVPTKKAIIFGHHFTSIAGTGPIVGPAIGVIWGWLPAVLWVFLGSIFMGAVHDFGSLIISMRNEGKSLSEIAARYINPRVRMIFFLIVFVTLLLVISVFGVVIAAVFTQFPNSVIPVWAQIPISIWLGRMVYKRGFSVPLATIIAVILMYVSITIGGFVPVTMPAIAGIPASGIWTILLLIYVFIASALPVTVLLQPRDYINAWQLFIAMGMLMLGVIASTIFGGLNIAAPAVNQNLPAGTPPIWPFMFVIIACGAISGFHSLVASGTSPKQISMKKDALFVGYGSMLLEGLLGLLVIVCAVAGIAMGFETESGLLTGTDAWNNYYGTYLGASGLSGKLAPVVNGAANMMNSFGLPHTLGVTLMGVFIASFAGTTLDTSVRLQRYIITELAGDFKIKPLTNIWVATSFAVITAALLSFSNGTGGTGAMTLWPLFGSANQLLASFALLLITIYLKKRTRLGWLCTAIPCLIMLTITNWAQVDNFRKFNSDNKIFLAGISASLLILTAWVFIESLVVFFKTKNTESAAAKSAGA from the coding sequence ATGGATGTTTTAATACTGCTCATAGTGTGCTCAGCAGGTTATGTAATAGCTTATAATACTTATGGTAAATTCCTTGCTAACAAGATCTTCAGGCTGGACTACAACAAACAGACCCCAAGTGTAACCCTGGAAGACGGGACAGATTTTGTGCCGACCAAAAAAGCCATCATTTTCGGGCACCATTTTACATCTATCGCCGGCACAGGGCCTATAGTCGGGCCTGCCATTGGTGTAATCTGGGGCTGGCTTCCGGCGGTGTTGTGGGTGTTCTTAGGCTCAATCTTCATGGGAGCCGTTCACGATTTTGGCTCACTGATCATCTCAATGAGAAATGAGGGTAAAAGCCTCTCTGAAATTGCCGCACGCTATATTAACCCCCGTGTGCGAATGATATTCTTTTTGATAGTTTTCGTAACTCTGTTGCTGGTTATTTCTGTATTTGGGGTTGTGATCGCGGCGGTTTTTACGCAGTTCCCTAACTCTGTAATTCCGGTTTGGGCGCAGATACCAATATCTATCTGGCTGGGCCGGATGGTTTATAAACGCGGTTTCAGTGTTCCTTTAGCCACCATAATCGCTGTAATCCTGATGTATGTTTCCATAACTATCGGAGGTTTTGTGCCCGTTACCATGCCAGCTATTGCCGGAATTCCTGCAAGCGGCATCTGGACGATTCTACTGCTTATATACGTATTTATCGCCTCCGCCCTGCCGGTTACTGTTCTGCTTCAGCCCCGTGATTATATCAATGCCTGGCAGTTGTTTATAGCAATGGGAATGCTCATGCTCGGTGTTATCGCTTCAACGATTTTCGGCGGTCTCAACATTGCCGCCCCGGCTGTTAACCAAAATCTGCCGGCCGGCACACCGCCAATCTGGCCGTTTATGTTTGTCATAATAGCCTGCGGTGCAATAAGCGGCTTCCACAGTCTTGTCGCTTCCGGAACTTCACCTAAGCAGATCTCGATGAAAAAAGACGCCCTTTTTGTTGGTTACGGCTCTATGCTGCTCGAGGGGCTGCTTGGACTGCTGGTAATTGTTTGCGCAGTCGCAGGTATCGCTATGGGCTTTGAAACTGAAAGCGGCCTGCTGACCGGCACTGATGCCTGGAACAACTACTATGGGACATACCTGGGAGCGAGCGGACTCTCCGGCAAACTTGCACCGGTTGTAAACGGTGCGGCAAATATGATGAACTCTTTCGGGCTTCCCCACACCCTGGGAGTAACCTTGATGGGTGTTTTTATTGCCTCTTTTGCAGGAACAACCCTCGATACATCTGTCAGGCTTCAACGGTATATCATCACTGAACTTGCCGGCGATTTTAAGATAAAACCCCTTACAAATATATGGGTTGCCACCAGTTTTGCTGTCATCACAGCAGCTCTGCTCTCTTTTTCCAACGGCACAGGCGGGACCGGAGCAATGACCCTATGGCCGCTGTTCGGCTCGGCAAATCAGCTTCTGGCCTCCTTTGCCCTTCTGCTGATAACAATCTACCTGAAGAAAAGAACCCGCCTTGGCTGGCTATGTACGGCGATACCGTGCCTTATCATGCTGACGATAACAAACTGGGCACAGGTCGATAATTTCCGTAAATTCAACTCGGACAACAAGATATTCCTCGCCGGCATCAGCGCTTCGCTGCTGATTCTTACTGCATGGGTATTTATCGAATCTCTGGTTGTCTTTTTTAAGACAAAAAACACTGAATCTGCCGCGGCTAAATCGGCGGGTGCATAA